In Methanonatronarchaeum thermophilum, a genomic segment contains:
- a CDS encoding glycosyltransferase gives MKVALFTDSYFPQINGVTYSISLLKKQFFERGLDVTVVFPKSSDYLCGENEIGIKSFSLPFYEGYRVGFPEAISDRLGDLDVVHTHTQFSIGGFGAYIARKKNAKHINTLHTCPEYYVDYITSLKPIKRFLKYLYIGWEKRFLGTAEIVTVPSKEIKKDVVGKGLRNVKVVPNAIDLDFFNEKKDGLFSFEKPVIGYSGRHSTEKNLEDLIEVSKRLDGYTVAIAGDGPCRERYESMAKNLDNVVFLGWLERDKLPYFYSTLDVFVFPSIAETQGLVALESNACGTPVVGANCKGLKNNIIDGKNGYLYTPGDIDMLENKIKACIDDEELVDKSKNHVEKYSSIEIAEEIIKLYQD, from the coding sequence ATGAAGGTTGCTTTATTTACGGATAGTTATTTTCCACAGATTAATGGGGTTACCTACTCTATCTCTCTCCTTAAAAAACAGTTTTTTGAGCGGGGTTTGGATGTTACTGTAGTTTTCCCTAAATCTAGTGATTATCTTTGTGGTGAAAACGAAATTGGAATTAAATCGTTTTCATTACCTTTTTATGAGGGATATAGAGTTGGTTTTCCTGAAGCTATTTCAGATCGGCTTGGAGATTTAGATGTAGTGCATACGCACACCCAGTTCTCTATAGGTGGGTTTGGTGCGTATATTGCAAGGAAGAAAAACGCAAAACACATAAATACACTTCATACATGTCCTGAGTATTATGTAGATTATATAACCAGTTTAAAGCCGATAAAAAGGTTTTTAAAATACCTGTATATCGGTTGGGAGAAAAGGTTTTTAGGGACCGCTGAAATAGTTACCGTTCCATCAAAAGAGATTAAGAAAGATGTTGTTGGGAAGGGTTTAAGGAATGTTAAGGTTGTTCCGAACGCTATCGATCTAGATTTCTTTAATGAAAAAAAGGATGGTTTGTTTAGTTTTGAAAAACCGGTGATCGGGTATAGCGGTAGACATAGTACAGAAAAAAACCTTGAAGACCTAATAGAGGTTTCCAAGAGACTTGATGGATATACGGTGGCTATAGCTGGAGATGGTCCTTGTAGGGAGAGATATGAATCGATGGCTAAAAACCTAGATAATGTTGTTTTTTTAGGTTGGTTGGAGCGGGATAAGCTACCTTATTTCTATTCAACATTGGATGTTTTTGTTTTCCCTTCAATAGCGGAAACACAGGGTTTGGTTGCCCTTGAATCAAATGCCTGTGGAACCCCTGTGGTTGGAGCCAACTGTAAAGGATTGAAAAACAATATTATCGATGGAAAAAACGGATATCTATACACACCTGGAGACATAGACATGCTTGAAAATAAAATAAAAGCTTGCATAGATGACGAAGAACTTGTAGATAAAAGTAAAAATCACGTTGAGAAATATTCTTCTATAGAAATTGCTGAAGAAATAATAAAGTTATATCAAGATTGA
- a CDS encoding glycosyltransferase family 4 protein yields the protein MKVCIYLEMESRLDTSGIGVATDNQRKALGKLGRSGLKLTHDPWSCFDILHLNTVGPKSLFHLFRAKRKGRKVVVHAHTTGEDFKGSFMLSDYGSVPLKKYLGFYYSQGDVVLCPSTYTKRRLVEYGVEEPIVVSNGVDIDKYSFDPGLRREYRSRFGLDGTVVFAVGSPFQRKGVESFVEVAEEMPEFNFVWFGPLRKKLQKRSVSRLIENPPDNVLFTGRVDDVVGAYSAGDVFFLPSYTENQGLVVLEAAACGRPLVLRDIPGFNYCRDGVECLKGDCVEEFKKHIMSVVEDDGLKMELVSNGLDLAERHSLENTGEKLDQIYREVLDL from the coding sequence ATGAAGGTGTGTATCTACTTGGAGATGGAGAGCCGGCTTGATACAAGTGGTATTGGTGTGGCTACAGATAATCAACGTAAAGCTTTAGGTAAGTTGGGTAGGTCTGGGTTGAAGTTGACACATGATCCTTGGAGTTGTTTCGATATACTTCATTTGAATACAGTTGGCCCTAAATCCCTATTTCATTTGTTTAGAGCTAAAAGAAAGGGTAGAAAGGTTGTTGTTCATGCTCACACTACCGGTGAGGATTTTAAGGGTAGTTTTATGTTGAGTGATTATGGGTCCGTTCCTTTGAAAAAATATCTTGGTTTTTATTATAGTCAGGGAGATGTTGTTTTGTGTCCATCGACGTATACTAAAAGGAGGTTGGTTGAATATGGTGTGGAAGAACCTATTGTTGTTTCTAATGGGGTTGACATCGACAAATATAGTTTTGACCCTGGTTTAAGACGGGAGTATCGAAGTAGGTTTGGGTTGGATGGTACCGTAGTTTTTGCCGTTGGCTCTCCTTTTCAGAGGAAGGGTGTTGAGAGCTTTGTTGAGGTTGCTGAAGAAATGCCTGAATTTAATTTTGTTTGGTTTGGGCCTTTGCGTAAAAAACTTCAGAAAAGGTCTGTAAGTAGGTTGATTGAGAACCCGCCTGATAATGTTTTGTTTACCGGTAGGGTCGATGATGTGGTTGGAGCTTATTCTGCTGGCGATGTTTTTTTCCTACCGAGTTATACTGAGAACCAGGGTTTGGTTGTGCTTGAGGCAGCTGCTTGTGGAAGGCCTTTAGTTTTAAGGGATATTCCAGGTTTTAATTACTGTAGAGATGGGGTTGAGTGTTTGAAGGGTGATTGTGTTGAAGAGTTTAAAAAACACATTATGTCGGTTGTTGAGGACGATGGTTTAAAAATGGAATTGGTTTCTAATGGATTGGATTTAGCAGAAAGACATTCCCTTGAAAACACGGGTGAGAAGTTGGATCAGATCTATAGGGAGGTTTTGGATTTATGA
- a CDS encoding lysylphosphatidylglycerol synthase transmembrane domain-containing protein, with amino-acid sequence MNRPTKLLLISLATSIVTISALIILTAPDGLIDGLIQIELPYLLLAAALHITGWILWTAKVNILAKASEMPLKFNKTLKIVLTSSFAAAITPSYAGGEPVRLWLLSREEKSSGGVASAIVISERAMDIFFLIIIGTISLFVIGEQFTEYISLQITFTFIAILFLTGAVGFITSLLKPQLIKKTLKTLCKPIEKIRPGTNKQINREIDSYNKILWKYIKNKKKHLLIASTLTIGIWIIEFTIPYIILIGLGLEINLLIAWAGYALLMFLVMIPTTPGSSGVAEIGASIIYSTLVGAAYIGIFVLLWRTVTYYLDLLIGGITTSIMIKDITKIEEKIKNPLKKPDNKQTNENKLK; translated from the coding sequence ATGAACAGACCAACCAAACTCCTACTAATCTCACTTGCAACAAGTATAGTTACAATTTCAGCATTAATAATCCTTACAGCCCCAGATGGATTGATTGACGGATTAATCCAAATAGAACTTCCTTATCTACTTCTAGCAGCAGCACTACATATAACCGGATGGATATTGTGGACGGCCAAAGTAAACATATTGGCCAAAGCATCAGAAATGCCCTTAAAATTCAATAAAACACTAAAAATAGTATTAACAAGCTCTTTCGCCGCAGCAATCACACCTTCATACGCAGGTGGAGAACCTGTACGCCTATGGCTATTAAGCCGTGAAGAAAAAAGCTCTGGAGGAGTCGCCAGCGCAATAGTAATAAGCGAAAGAGCAATGGACATCTTTTTCCTAATAATAATCGGAACCATAAGCCTGTTCGTAATAGGAGAACAATTCACAGAATACATATCACTACAGATAACATTCACATTCATAGCAATACTCTTCCTAACAGGAGCAGTAGGATTTATAACAAGCCTACTAAAACCACAACTAATCAAAAAAACCCTAAAAACACTATGCAAACCAATAGAAAAAATCAGACCAGGCACAAATAAACAAATCAACCGAGAAATAGACTCATACAACAAAATACTATGGAAATACATCAAAAACAAGAAAAAACATCTCTTGATAGCCTCAACCCTAACAATAGGAATATGGATAATCGAATTCACAATCCCATACATAATACTCATTGGATTAGGCCTAGAAATAAACCTCCTGATAGCATGGGCAGGATATGCATTACTAATGTTCTTAGTCATGATCCCAACAACACCTGGAAGCAGTGGTGTAGCCGAAATAGGCGCATCAATAATATACTCAACCCTTGTAGGAGCAGCATACATCGGGATATTCGTCCTACTCTGGAGAACAGTAACATACTACCTAGACCTGTTAATAGGAGGTATAACAACCTCAATAATGATAAAAGACATAACCAAAATAGAAGAAAAAATAAAAAACCCACTCAAAAAACCAGACAACAAACAAACCAACGAAAACAAATTAAAATAA
- a CDS encoding cytochrome c maturation protein CcmE domain-containing protein, whose translation MKINKKYLIGIIVITIALIIGLWGAPISMDRYTDISEITENPDRYIDQSVQADGILKNDSIENTDTGRNFIITDSNTEDQLHVKGYTGSLNLQSLEGDRIIVNGILISEDTIEPKEILTPCRDTYTSTTTY comes from the coding sequence GTGAAAATTAACAAAAAATACCTAATCGGCATAATCGTAATAACAATAGCACTCATCATAGGGTTATGGGGCGCCCCAATATCCATGGATAGATACACAGATATATCAGAAATAACCGAAAACCCAGACAGATACATAGACCAATCAGTACAAGCAGATGGAATACTTAAAAACGATTCAATAGAAAACACAGACACAGGAAGAAACTTCATAATAACAGACAGTAACACAGAAGACCAACTACACGTAAAAGGCTATACAGGTAGCCTAAACCTACAAAGCCTCGAAGGAGACCGCATCATAGTAAACGGAATACTAATCTCCGAAGACACAATCGAGCCAAAAGAAATACTAACCCCCTGCCGAGACACATACACCTCAACCACCACATACTAA
- a CDS encoding CcmD family protein — protein sequence MEDLTLLSAAYLIVWIVIAGYLFWIKKKQDKINKEIEVLKSEN from the coding sequence ATGGAAGACCTAACACTACTATCTGCAGCATACCTCATTGTCTGGATAGTTATCGCCGGCTATCTATTCTGGATCAAAAAGAAACAGGACAAAATTAACAAAGAAATCGAGGTCCTGAAAAGTGAAAATTAA
- a CDS encoding DNA glycosylase, whose protein sequence is MKTNKIKIKQPFDLSKTIYSGQPPNFVFNEKKGSYTGFIKYNQNYKPIKLHQKNDHITYKADVPKKTVKQFLGLHHDIEAIINKINTDEFIKNLTEKHSGLRITRFDPQFTVIAFIVSANNCIRNISNFISNLTKFHGHEKTIDGDKVYLPPLDNELYKLTTDDFKKLKAGYRSRYLSKTTSMLKDGVVDLNSLHDKNHHEVREQLMTLMGVGTKIADCISLFSYSNYNSFPVDVNIRRQMKNNYKLNDMTDKEIQEYARDKWGEYAGYAQQYIFLDAITR, encoded by the coding sequence ATGAAAACCAACAAAATAAAAATAAAACAGCCATTCGACCTATCCAAAACAATATACAGTGGACAGCCACCAAACTTCGTGTTCAACGAAAAAAAAGGCAGTTACACTGGATTTATCAAGTACAACCAGAACTACAAACCTATAAAACTACATCAAAAAAACGACCACATCACATACAAAGCCGATGTACCTAAAAAAACAGTAAAACAGTTTCTAGGTCTACACCACGATATCGAAGCAATAATAAACAAAATAAACACCGACGAATTTATCAAAAACCTAACAGAAAAACACAGTGGCCTACGAATAACAAGATTCGACCCACAATTCACAGTTATCGCATTCATAGTATCCGCAAACAACTGCATCCGAAACATATCTAATTTTATATCCAACCTAACCAAATTTCACGGCCACGAAAAAACCATAGATGGGGATAAAGTCTACCTACCACCTCTGGATAACGAGCTATATAAATTAACTACAGATGACTTCAAAAAACTAAAAGCCGGATATAGAAGTAGATACCTATCCAAAACAACCAGTATGTTAAAAGACGGAGTGGTTGACCTAAACAGCCTACATGACAAAAACCATCATGAAGTCAGAGAACAACTAATGACCTTAATGGGTGTTGGAACCAAGATAGCGGACTGTATATCCTTATTCAGCTATTCAAACTACAACTCCTTCCCAGTAGACGTAAATATACGTAGACAAATGAAAAACAACTACAAACTCAATGACATGACCGACAAAGAAATACAAGAATACGCCAGAGACAAATGGGGTGAATACGCAGGATACGCTCAACAATATATATTCCTAGATGCAATAACCAGATAA
- a CDS encoding replication factor C small subunit, whose protein sequence is MKQEIWVEKYRPEGLEDIVGQDRVIDRLQSYVKTGNLPHLLFAGPPGVGKTASAVAIARELFSDTWNMNFTELNASDERGIDVVRSKIKSFAKSSSIGGADFKIIFLDEADSLTSDAQSALRRTMESFSDNCRFILSANYSSRIIEPIQSRTTVFRFSRVPGEAVKKRLKYIAIEEEIEITDEALEALEHISNGDMRRSINALQSAASLSDKVDEKDIYQITSMARPEEIKKLFLSAINKDFIETRERLEELMIERGLSGEDIVKQLHKSVYDLDIPDKKKVELIDLIGEAEYRMIEGADGRIQIEGVLARLALEK, encoded by the coding sequence ATGAAACAAGAAATATGGGTTGAGAAGTATAGGCCTGAAGGCCTTGAAGATATAGTTGGTCAGGACAGAGTTATCGATAGACTTCAATCTTATGTTAAAACAGGAAATCTTCCACATCTCCTTTTTGCTGGACCACCTGGCGTGGGTAAAACTGCTTCAGCCGTCGCTATAGCCAGGGAGTTGTTTAGCGATACATGGAACATGAACTTCACCGAATTAAACGCAAGCGATGAAAGAGGTATAGACGTAGTTAGGAGTAAGATTAAAAGCTTCGCTAAATCTTCATCGATCGGTGGAGCAGATTTTAAAATAATTTTTTTAGATGAAGCCGACTCACTTACATCGGATGCTCAATCTGCATTGAGACGTACCATGGAGAGTTTCAGCGACAACTGTCGTTTTATCTTAAGCGCAAACTATTCATCTAGAATTATTGAGCCAATCCAGTCACGTACAACTGTTTTTAGGTTTTCTAGAGTGCCAGGCGAAGCAGTAAAAAAACGTCTAAAATATATAGCTATAGAAGAAGAGATAGAGATTACAGATGAAGCTTTAGAAGCCCTTGAACACATATCCAATGGAGACATGCGTAGATCAATCAACGCATTACAATCAGCAGCGTCTCTAAGCGACAAAGTCGATGAAAAAGATATATACCAAATAACTTCAATGGCAAGGCCTGAAGAAATTAAAAAACTGTTTTTAAGCGCAATAAACAAAGATTTCATAGAAACCAGAGAGAGGCTGGAAGAACTTATGATAGAACGAGGTCTTTCCGGAGAAGACATAGTAAAACAACTACATAAATCGGTCTACGATCTAGATATACCAGACAAAAAAAAGGTAGAACTAATCGACCTAATAGGTGAAGCCGAATACAGAATGATAGAAGGTGCAGATGGACGAATACAAATCGAGGGAGTGCTAGCAAGACTCGCACTTGAAAAATAA
- a CDS encoding phosphatase PAP2 family protein — MYLVAAVIIFVNILLFYVGAKAFKPSDISLDFNRAMDMVFKYKAYITALIMVFLLNTIQNRVLSDLGQYIGFDLTPIIYGVEGGVVSLFQVIVTPFLTGYMFFTYVFIYIFLIVFSISLYIYCDSLKEVKATVLSYLINYMVALPFFLFLPVYESWMVLEGVAPLLFSVNLPANDFIIWVNGVNNCMPSLHSSISVTVAVIATQAYRNKKLYGLWMVVSWMFAISVLASTMYLGVHWVLDVVAGTLLGIFAGLVGYNVNYELDFLDRWIQRTIQWLKRFR, encoded by the coding sequence ATGTACTTAGTTGCAGCTGTAATAATCTTTGTAAATATACTGTTATTCTACGTTGGAGCAAAAGCTTTCAAACCGAGTGACATCTCTCTTGATTTCAATAGAGCTATGGATATGGTTTTTAAGTACAAAGCCTATATTACAGCGCTTATTATGGTTTTTCTGTTAAACACAATCCAAAACCGTGTTTTATCGGATTTAGGCCAGTATATCGGTTTTGATTTAACTCCGATTATTTATGGGGTTGAAGGAGGGGTTGTCTCATTATTCCAAGTTATAGTAACTCCGTTTTTAACTGGGTATATGTTTTTCACATACGTATTTATCTATATATTCTTGATAGTGTTCTCTATATCACTTTATATTTACTGTGACAGTTTGAAAGAAGTTAAAGCTACAGTTCTATCTTATTTAATTAATTATATGGTTGCTTTACCATTCTTTTTGTTTTTACCTGTTTATGAATCTTGGATGGTTTTAGAGGGAGTTGCTCCATTACTATTCTCCGTTAATCTACCTGCTAATGATTTTATTATCTGGGTTAATGGTGTTAATAACTGTATGCCGAGCCTACATTCCTCCATATCTGTAACAGTAGCGGTAATAGCTACACAAGCATACCGAAACAAAAAATTGTATGGTCTGTGGATGGTTGTTTCATGGATGTTTGCAATATCGGTTTTGGCCTCAACTATGTATTTAGGAGTACATTGGGTGCTTGATGTAGTTGCTGGAACTTTATTAGGAATATTTGCTGGGTTGGTTGGATATAACGTGAATTACGAACTTGATTTCCTTGATAGATGGATTCAGAGAACTATACAATGGTTAAAGAGATTTAGATGA
- a CDS encoding CheF family chemotaxis protein → MGSSEKKLFDMIGGYIHPLIKGNTRRVDAKWVKGKIILTNKNLWLVNKKGRKKIKLKSMKEIGGQFNLNQEVLKQGDYVGIVYKKNGERTVSLITSMKDSELKKFKRILLKYFADNKIVVVKDPVKKGGVLQDDTKWKKAKTTLKKQSMHFVDEDGNILNLNLENVQNISMEFKDFKGEEKDTLVIERINDEGVSVVSYIYAPKVTLSVINNFIKESFEKHVKSEIELDQKEKEIIMALYSGISPFDIPDFIGVDVDKVEEIYERLVEINALNEIRKRREVELTTRGRNLASKVMGEE, encoded by the coding sequence ATGGGTTCTTCTGAAAAAAAACTATTCGACATGATAGGTGGATACATACACCCCCTAATAAAAGGAAACACACGCAGAGTTGACGCCAAATGGGTTAAAGGAAAAATAATTCTAACAAACAAAAACCTCTGGCTAGTGAACAAAAAAGGCCGAAAAAAAATAAAACTCAAATCAATGAAAGAGATAGGCGGCCAATTCAACCTAAACCAAGAAGTACTCAAACAAGGCGATTACGTAGGGATAGTATACAAAAAAAACGGAGAAAGAACCGTATCACTAATAACAAGCATGAAAGACAGCGAACTAAAAAAATTCAAAAGAATACTACTAAAATACTTCGCTGACAACAAAATCGTGGTAGTCAAAGACCCAGTAAAAAAAGGAGGAGTACTACAAGACGACACAAAATGGAAAAAAGCAAAAACAACACTCAAAAAACAATCAATGCACTTCGTAGACGAAGACGGAAACATCCTAAACCTAAACCTAGAAAACGTACAAAACATATCAATGGAGTTCAAAGACTTCAAAGGAGAAGAAAAAGACACATTAGTCATAGAAAGAATAAATGACGAAGGAGTATCTGTAGTATCCTACATATACGCCCCAAAAGTCACTTTAAGCGTAATAAACAACTTCATCAAAGAAAGCTTCGAAAAACACGTTAAAAGCGAAATAGAATTAGACCAAAAAGAAAAAGAAATCATAATGGCCCTATACTCCGGAATATCACCATTCGACATACCAGACTTCATCGGAGTAGACGTAGACAAAGTCGAAGAAATATACGAAAGACTGGTCGAAATAAACGCCCTAAATGAAATAAGAAAAAGAAGAGAAGTCGAACTCACAACAAGAGGAAGAAACCTAGCCTCAAAAGTAATGGGCGAAGAATAA